From a single Sulfolobus sp. E5-1-F genomic region:
- a CDS encoding DsrE family protein: MSDLYAIMVISGEAEKLYMAYITAIGYASSGNKVYMFFTMDGLRGVTKEIEKIQLPNVKPLSYYYENLIELGGDDIELAACEFGMKVKNVDHERLLDKVKVSGVSEFALKSSEAKATLIF, from the coding sequence ATGAGTGATTTATATGCAATAATGGTAATATCTGGAGAAGCCGAGAAACTCTATATGGCCTATATAACTGCAATAGGTTATGCTTCTTCTGGAAATAAAGTGTATATGTTCTTCACCATGGATGGATTAAGGGGAGTGACAAAGGAAATAGAGAAAATACAGCTACCTAACGTTAAGCCATTATCGTATTACTATGAAAATCTAATAGAATTAGGGGGAGATGACATAGAACTTGCAGCATGCGAATTCGGAATGAAAGTAAAAAATGTTGATCATGAAAGGCTATTGGATAAGGTTAAGGTAAGTGGTGTTTCGGAATTCGCATTAAAGAGCTCCGAGGCTAAAGCTACGTTAATCTTTTAA
- a CDS encoding DMT family transporter: MKNKIILFLGGIAFGTAAIFVKFCTITPPFITFLRFLLAGILLLPFTVKRERKIILKRFILPSLFLSLHMVFFVSSVFLTTIASSTILVSTSPIFAMLFKKKIDPFIIMAVIGIFVMNFNTSFGYIVGNVLAILSAISFAIYTYFLSKLDYDPISTIPIIYLISSIFMIPVLPFYGVGDINLISTLAVLGLVLVPTLIGHGSVIYTANKLPISLVTSAELIEPVVATILAIPIFHQIPNIQEIVGGTITLISIYFAFRR, from the coding sequence GTGAAGAATAAAATAATTTTATTTTTAGGAGGTATAGCCTTTGGAACCGCTGCGATCTTTGTAAAATTTTGTACTATAACTCCTCCCTTCATAACTTTTCTAAGATTTTTACTAGCGGGAATTCTCCTTCTTCCCTTTACGGTAAAGAGAGAAAGGAAAATAATCTTAAAACGATTTATCTTACCGTCTCTGTTTCTTTCTCTTCATATGGTATTCTTCGTTTCTAGCGTATTCCTAACTACAATAGCCTCCTCGACGATCTTAGTCTCTACTAGTCCGATATTCGCAATGTTATTCAAGAAAAAAATTGATCCTTTCATAATTATGGCAGTCATAGGAATATTTGTTATGAATTTTAACACTTCGTTTGGATATATTGTTGGTAATGTACTTGCTATACTATCAGCAATCTCATTTGCCATTTACACATATTTTCTTTCTAAACTAGATTATGATCCCATTTCGACCATACCTATTATTTATCTAATATCCTCTATTTTCATGATCCCAGTTCTTCCATTTTACGGTGTAGGCGATATTAACCTAATATCAACACTAGCTGTGCTAGGTTTAGTGTTAGTTCCCACTCTCATTGGCCATGGTTCGGTAATATATACTGCAAACAAGTTACCAATCAGTTTAGTAACTTCTGCGGAGTTGATCGAACCAGTTGTAGCTACAATACTAGCAATACCTATATTTCACCAAATACCAAACATCCAAGAAATTGTAGGAGGAACAATAACCTTGATTTCCATATATTTCGCATTCAGACGATAA
- a CDS encoding ATP-binding cassette domain-containing protein, with product MFFNNFAVYVKDLVKTYNGKVKALNGINLEVEWGTAFALLGPNGAGKTTLIRILTTQIPPSGGSAYVGGYNVTEDANAVRKIIGYVPQEISVWTDLTAYDNLLIYSKIYGIPSSERKEKIEYILDRLGLYEVRNDLVKTFSGGMIRRLEIACALLTMPKILFLDEPTIGLDPVARKTVWEELRKFKEEHEMTIFFTTHYMDEADIYSDKIALIDKGKVVKIGTSEELKRSIGNVIVSFEVEDANSEVLNKIKYISNVEDVIVKNNQVTVIVKDVDTALPTLIDFIRNNGVKYKRIEIREITLDDVFIKYVGSSIDVRGRSSEVRQVRSRIRSG from the coding sequence GTGTTTTTTAATAACTTTGCTGTTTACGTAAAAGATCTAGTTAAAACATATAACGGCAAAGTAAAGGCACTTAACGGAATTAACTTAGAAGTTGAGTGGGGCACTGCGTTCGCCCTTTTAGGTCCTAACGGCGCAGGAAAGACGACCTTAATCAGAATATTAACAACTCAAATACCACCGAGTGGAGGGTCAGCTTATGTGGGCGGTTATAATGTAACTGAGGATGCAAACGCGGTTAGAAAAATAATAGGGTATGTACCTCAAGAGATAAGTGTTTGGACTGATCTTACAGCATATGACAACTTGCTAATTTACAGTAAAATTTATGGTATACCCTCATCTGAAAGGAAAGAGAAGATAGAGTATATTCTAGATAGGTTAGGGCTATACGAGGTCAGAAACGATCTAGTAAAGACTTTTTCTGGAGGGATGATAAGAAGATTGGAAATAGCTTGTGCCCTTTTAACTATGCCTAAGATTTTGTTTTTAGATGAACCTACGATAGGATTAGATCCTGTCGCTAGGAAAACCGTATGGGAGGAATTGAGGAAGTTTAAGGAGGAACATGAGATGACTATATTTTTTACAACACATTACATGGACGAAGCTGATATATATTCGGATAAGATAGCGTTAATTGATAAGGGAAAGGTAGTAAAGATTGGGACTTCTGAAGAACTTAAGAGGAGTATAGGTAATGTCATTGTTTCCTTTGAAGTTGAGGATGCGAACTCAGAAGTTTTGAACAAAATAAAATATATATCAAACGTTGAGGATGTTATAGTTAAAAATAATCAAGTCACCGTTATCGTTAAGGATGTCGATACAGCTTTGCCAACTCTGATAGATTTCATTAGAAATAATGGTGTAAAGTATAAGAGGATAGAGATAAGAGAGATAACTCTGGATGACGTATTTATAAAGTATGTGGGAAGTAGTATAGATGTGAGAGGAAGAAGTAGCGAAGTGAGACAAGTGAGAAGCAGAATTAGGAGTGGTTAG
- a CDS encoding DUF4143 domain-containing protein: MRDIQSKWKRFILFFLNNFSFSVKALDVSPKKVYVTDNGFTKIFGKISRGILLETLVAQFLYKLALRERFQLFYWHENEEVDFILVKDNVVQPIQVAYEINNEETLEREIKGIKLFLNKLNSDQYRDKFIIETPQIIVYRGEEKKIENMKIITAKKFFLESLHETR; encoded by the coding sequence TTGAGAGATATTCAGAGTAAATGGAAAAGGTTTATCTTGTTTTTCCTTAATAATTTCTCTTTTTCGGTCAAAGCGTTAGACGTTTCACCAAAGAAAGTTTACGTAACTGATAATGGCTTCACTAAGATATTTGGAAAGATAAGTCGTGGCATACTTTTAGAAACTTTAGTTGCACAATTCCTCTATAAGCTAGCGTTAAGAGAAAGATTTCAACTTTTTTATTGGCATGAAAATGAGGAAGTCGATTTCATACTTGTCAAAGATAATGTGGTTCAACCAATTCAAGTAGCTTATGAGATTAATAATGAAGAAACTCTAGAGAGGGAAATAAAGGGGATAAAGCTCTTCCTTAACAAGCTGAATTCAGACCAGTATAGGGATAAATTTATTATAGAAACACCGCAGATTATCGTTTATAGAGGAGAAGAGAAGAAAATAGAAAACATGAAGATTATTACAGCTAAAAAGTTCTTTCTAGAATCCCTGCATGAAACTAGGTAA
- a CDS encoding TQO small subunit DoxD, with translation MAKTMISDNFTLILRISMASIWLYAGIIGKLLNPGFLNPSSEQYVGFTIQYLAQGSIIRQFLYIVAMPHPVLVGTLVMIGEICFGILTLIGLMSRLCSVVAFYTNLIYFLSASWTGAEEYGLNLLMMIINAYIIAYGSGNFSIDSLISRKFNAINNNVLWIIVGTMIYIAVIVYLMVV, from the coding sequence ATGGCAAAAACAATGATCTCCGATAATTTTACATTAATTTTAAGAATATCAATGGCTTCCATATGGCTCTACGCCGGTATTATAGGGAAACTTCTCAATCCAGGATTTCTGAATCCATCATCCGAACAATATGTAGGTTTTACGATACAATACTTAGCCCAAGGATCTATTATAAGACAGTTTCTATATATAGTCGCAATGCCACATCCAGTTCTAGTGGGAACATTAGTGATGATAGGAGAGATTTGCTTTGGGATTCTAACTCTTATAGGATTAATGAGTAGATTATGTAGTGTAGTAGCATTTTACACTAACTTAATTTACTTCTTATCAGCTAGCTGGACTGGAGCTGAGGAATATGGGTTAAATCTTCTAATGATGATAATAAACGCGTACATAATAGCTTATGGTTCTGGTAATTTCTCAATAGACTCCTTAATATCACGAAAATTTAACGCTATAAATAACAACGTACTATGGATAATAGTGGGCACTATGATATACATTGCGGTCATTGTATATTTAATGGTTGTCTAG
- a CDS encoding ABC transporter permease produces the protein MVNVISYMATMLELELRKLKNDRMELYTRAIQPMLWLVLYGTVISRIRAIPTGGIPYIDYITPAIIIQSSTFISIFYGLTLVWERESGILKKLITTPLPRYSIVIGRSFASGIRSLFQILIITIIALLLGVKFYNVFYFITASLIIFFVSSGFASLSVVIASFMKTRERFMGIGQAITMPLFFASNGLYPIELMPSILKYIASANPLTYIIDICRRLMITGNMDSVVGDVLAILIFNITMYFLASIRFKKIIE, from the coding sequence TTGGTTAACGTAATAAGTTATATGGCTACAATGCTTGAGCTAGAATTAAGGAAATTAAAGAACGATAGAATGGAACTATACACTAGAGCAATACAACCAATGCTTTGGTTAGTACTTTATGGCACGGTGATAAGTAGAATTAGAGCAATACCAACTGGTGGAATACCCTATATTGATTACATAACACCCGCAATAATCATACAATCTTCAACCTTCATCTCAATATTTTACGGTTTAACCTTAGTTTGGGAAAGGGAATCCGGAATACTGAAGAAGCTAATAACTACTCCATTGCCTAGGTATTCCATAGTCATAGGCAGATCTTTTGCGTCTGGGATAAGAAGTCTATTCCAAATATTAATCATAACAATAATAGCGCTTCTTCTTGGTGTCAAATTCTATAACGTGTTTTACTTCATTACAGCCTCACTGATTATATTTTTCGTGTCTAGTGGCTTTGCTTCCCTATCAGTTGTAATAGCCTCTTTCATGAAAACCAGAGAAAGATTTATGGGAATAGGACAAGCAATTACTATGCCCCTATTCTTTGCTAGCAACGGGCTGTATCCCATAGAACTAATGCCGAGTATACTGAAATATATCGCTTCAGCTAATCCATTAACTTATATTATAGATATTTGTAGGAGGCTAATGATAACTGGTAACATGGATAGTGTAGTGGGAGATGTTTTAGCCATTTTAATATTTAATATAACAATGTACTTCTTAGCATCTATAAGGTTCAAGAAGATTATAGAGTAA
- a CDS encoding YncE family protein, with protein sequence MNKKQLIKALSSYQLWLIVGLIVIILIGVGAAYIMLKQSPSSSIPSSTQTTSSSVSTTLPQYSFLVFTQKGIAEIINPSSTTPFQGYIHSINISTNVPQQVYWWVEYPFENTAQSRYFFIPVNNGTVYVIDPNSLKIVKEFNFGNSIGFIGVAYSPNQQLVAVADGPSGILALINVSSLNIIWEQHFVSSVNGRTYYPCDVRWSPDGSYLIVPMRFNNSVDLIALNGSVIKVLPAAAGSQPYMVSPNIQGTMVAVEYVGNNSVGFYSLPSLKLLGILQMPNGTIPQRGVFTPNGEYYLEAPSNANQVFVISTSTFQIVKTIDLPTFSVKGLADIELMPGGQYAYVVIHGNVQSGGIIALISLSSLTVSSYVPLSTAPAVIIPVQNQMATYLVDNVLLPPVSGLHC encoded by the coding sequence GTGAATAAAAAGCAGTTAATCAAAGCGTTGTCCAGTTATCAATTATGGTTAATAGTAGGACTCATAGTAATTATATTGATAGGAGTAGGTGCTGCATACATTATGTTAAAGCAATCTCCATCATCGTCAATACCCAGTTCAACCCAAACTACCAGTAGTTCAGTTTCTACCACATTGCCTCAATACAGCTTCCTAGTATTCACACAGAAAGGAATTGCAGAAATAATAAACCCATCATCCACCACACCTTTCCAAGGATATATACATTCCATTAACATCTCTACGAACGTACCCCAACAAGTATATTGGTGGGTTGAATATCCTTTTGAAAATACAGCACAATCTCGATACTTCTTCATACCGGTAAATAATGGCACGGTTTACGTAATCGATCCTAATAGTTTAAAGATCGTAAAGGAGTTCAATTTTGGAAATAGTATAGGGTTTATAGGAGTTGCGTACTCACCAAATCAACAATTGGTTGCAGTTGCAGATGGACCAAGCGGTATCTTAGCTCTAATCAACGTTTCATCGCTTAACATAATATGGGAACAGCATTTCGTATCCTCAGTTAACGGTAGAACGTATTACCCTTGCGACGTTAGATGGAGTCCAGATGGGAGCTACTTAATAGTTCCAATGAGATTTAACAATAGTGTTGATCTTATAGCCTTAAACGGTAGTGTAATTAAGGTTTTACCAGCAGCTGCTGGCTCACAACCCTATATGGTAAGCCCTAACATTCAAGGGACAATGGTAGCGGTAGAGTACGTTGGAAATAACTCAGTTGGGTTTTACTCTCTACCATCATTGAAATTGTTAGGCATCTTACAAATGCCAAATGGTACAATACCTCAAAGGGGTGTATTCACACCAAATGGAGAGTACTATCTTGAGGCACCTTCAAATGCAAATCAAGTGTTTGTAATATCCACATCGACTTTTCAAATAGTAAAAACTATAGACTTGCCCACATTTAGTGTTAAGGGCTTAGCAGATATAGAACTCATGCCAGGAGGACAATATGCATACGTTGTGATTCACGGTAATGTACAATCAGGTGGTATAATAGCTCTAATATCCTTAAGTAGTTTAACGGTGAGTAGTTATGTACCCTTGTCTACTGCTCCGGCAGTTATAATTCCAGTTCAAAATCAGATGGCTACTTACCTAGTTGATAACGTCCTACTGCCTCCAGTTAGTGGACTTCATTGTTAG
- a CDS encoding sulfurtransferase TusA family protein: MEDLTLRQPDEVLDVRGEECPVPEMSASKKLKKMKVGQMLEVLTDHEPAVHVTLPSLCKSLGYPFVVIKDNGLYRVRILKVK; this comes from the coding sequence GTGGAAGATCTTACTTTAAGACAGCCAGACGAGGTTCTTGATGTTAGAGGAGAGGAATGTCCTGTTCCAGAAATGAGCGCAAGCAAAAAATTGAAGAAAATGAAAGTTGGACAAATGCTAGAAGTATTAACAGATCACGAACCCGCAGTACATGTTACTTTACCTTCTTTATGCAAATCCTTAGGATACCCGTTTGTAGTGATAAAAGATAACGGACTTTATAGGGTGAGGATCCTAAAGGTGAAATAA
- a CDS encoding helix-turn-helix domain-containing protein gives MIRSYSVLLSHDDWTLLTDRYDQEELRVVMKARTPSLEKMEENIIAEAYVRDPIVLNELINIIKSNNRIIKVKITETVRTKNELRALFLLSAKLKGGISELLMNKGAYYILEQISNGLERWSLVIDDKVFKEIILPSLKENTYSLKVIERDENILSVRNLLTSKEFEIIYKAYRLGYFDWPKKVDLRELSEELGISKAATLQALRRAMGKLIRNYIDNVS, from the coding sequence ATGATAAGAAGTTATAGCGTACTCCTGTCACATGACGATTGGACTCTCCTAACTGATAGGTATGATCAAGAAGAGTTGAGAGTAGTGATGAAAGCTCGTACGCCATCACTTGAAAAGATGGAGGAAAATATAATAGCCGAAGCTTACGTCAGAGACCCTATAGTACTAAATGAACTAATTAATATAATTAAATCCAACAATAGGATTATCAAAGTAAAAATTACTGAAACTGTTAGAACTAAGAACGAATTAAGGGCTTTATTTTTATTGTCAGCTAAATTAAAGGGAGGTATTAGCGAGCTCTTGATGAATAAGGGTGCGTACTACATTTTAGAACAAATATCAAACGGGTTAGAAAGATGGTCATTAGTAATAGATGATAAAGTATTCAAAGAAATTATCTTGCCTAGCCTGAAGGAAAACACTTATAGTTTAAAGGTTATTGAGAGAGATGAAAATATTCTATCCGTGAGGAATTTGCTCACTAGTAAAGAATTTGAAATAATATACAAGGCATATAGGTTAGGGTATTTTGATTGGCCTAAAAAAGTAGATTTAAGAGAATTATCAGAAGAATTAGGAATAAGTAAAGCAGCAACACTACAAGCCTTAAGAAGAGCAATGGGTAAATTAATTAGAAACTATATAGATAATGTAAGCTAA
- a CDS encoding YeeE/YedE family protein, with translation MPSMVLQPVLQESWALIYGLFALSGFILGWAAQRGNYCFVNAMTSIFTAKSYERFGALLILFGLSALGCGLLVAFGFIPAVDQYYYNYFAGWYILVGSIIFGFGAALAGGCNLSMLYRAASGYVQNWVELFGMMIGTYVFAIGIWPFQLYTMTNGILSTTNGGYIEYLPYLIFHSISNMSVYITTLVLSLPLIFIGIYLQQYTKRKWAISSSLRVNLPTARMYYNQNLGVSGEEKVSLTKEIKDLILLRKPYGTNLTTIILALDLILVFIVGAGYTFNYLVITSSDGGRFFEYLLMLGNVKLFLNTPWFNDSLSIVDPSTLMVIMLCIGAFSASYLSGDFKIRIPRNKRRLLIGFGGGMLVGIGVRMALGCNVGLMWTNFAQLGYDGIIFLFGMLLGVYLAVKVQERWL, from the coding sequence ATGCCAAGTATGGTACTACAGCCAGTACTTCAAGAAAGTTGGGCATTGATTTATGGATTGTTCGCTCTTTCTGGATTTATTTTAGGTTGGGCAGCCCAAAGAGGTAATTATTGTTTTGTAAACGCCATGACATCAATATTTACAGCTAAAAGCTATGAGAGATTTGGAGCTCTTCTAATACTATTCGGATTATCTGCTTTGGGATGTGGATTACTGGTTGCATTTGGTTTTATTCCCGCAGTTGACCAGTATTATTATAACTATTTTGCAGGATGGTACATTCTTGTTGGCTCTATAATATTTGGCTTTGGTGCAGCATTAGCAGGTGGTTGTAATTTATCTATGTTGTATAGGGCTGCTAGTGGCTATGTTCAAAATTGGGTGGAACTATTTGGAATGATGATAGGCACTTACGTATTTGCCATAGGTATATGGCCTTTTCAGCTGTACACGATGACAAATGGGATTTTATCGACTACGAATGGAGGGTACATTGAATACTTACCTTACTTGATATTTCACTCAATTTCAAATATGTCAGTCTATATAACTACGTTAGTACTTAGCCTACCACTAATATTTATTGGAATATACTTGCAACAGTATACCAAGAGAAAATGGGCAATCTCATCAAGTCTACGTGTTAATTTGCCTACAGCGAGAATGTATTATAATCAAAACTTAGGTGTGTCTGGAGAAGAAAAGGTATCGTTAACCAAGGAAATTAAAGATCTGATACTGTTAAGAAAACCATATGGAACTAATTTGACAACGATAATACTGGCATTAGATTTGATTTTAGTTTTCATAGTTGGTGCAGGATATACATTCAATTACTTAGTCATAACTTCATCTGACGGCGGTAGGTTCTTTGAGTACCTGTTAATGTTAGGAAATGTCAAGTTATTTCTGAATACGCCTTGGTTTAACGATTCACTATCAATCGTAGACCCGAGTACGCTAATGGTAATAATGTTGTGTATTGGAGCTTTCTCGGCATCATATTTAAGTGGCGACTTCAAAATACGAATACCTAGGAATAAGAGAAGATTACTGATAGGGTTTGGAGGAGGAATGTTAGTTGGTATAGGCGTTAGGATGGCTCTCGGATGCAATGTAGGATTGATGTGGACCAATTTCGCTCAATTAGGTTATGACGGTATCATATTCCTCTTTGGAATGTTGTTAGGAGTTTATTTAGCGGTTAAAGTCCAGGAGAGGTGGTTATGA
- a CDS encoding dihydrodipicolinate synthase family protein encodes MRLEGVVVPLITPFLEDYSIDKEGLKWLVSYLSENRVNGIFVNSSVGEFASLTLDEMKLVAKIALDSRKSDNTLIFAGASTNFTEETIKLAKDFKDIGIDAIVVMAPYFFKVREEELLNHFSMIAEKVDLPIIIYNIPLFTGIDIPISVYKKLVSQYSNIIGTKVTLDSLIFFKKLISEIREIRKDFSILTGFDEYLLPLLYMGGNGGVMGLANAIPKLHLKVYESWKNGNYSEANKYWVDVLNITNIYDYCNSYTASIKLLLKVLNMPIKNVVRPPLTICEEESKIREKIKGLSSFFTNSE; translated from the coding sequence ATGAGATTAGAAGGTGTAGTAGTCCCATTAATCACACCATTTTTAGAGGACTACTCAATAGATAAAGAAGGTCTTAAATGGCTAGTATCTTACTTAAGTGAAAATAGGGTTAATGGAATATTCGTAAATTCAAGTGTAGGTGAGTTCGCTAGCCTAACTTTAGATGAAATGAAACTCGTGGCAAAGATAGCATTAGATTCAAGAAAAAGTGACAATACTCTAATTTTCGCTGGAGCTTCAACGAACTTCACTGAGGAAACCATAAAATTGGCTAAGGATTTTAAGGATATCGGAATTGACGCGATAGTGGTAATGGCCCCGTATTTCTTTAAGGTAAGAGAAGAAGAGTTGTTGAACCACTTTTCCATGATAGCTGAGAAAGTGGATCTTCCTATTATTATATACAATATACCACTCTTCACCGGAATTGATATACCAATCTCAGTTTACAAGAAACTAGTATCTCAATACTCTAATATAATTGGAACTAAAGTAACCCTAGATAGCCTAATTTTCTTCAAGAAGTTGATAAGTGAAATAAGAGAAATTAGAAAGGACTTTTCAATTCTTACAGGGTTTGACGAGTACTTATTGCCACTTCTATACATGGGTGGGAATGGTGGAGTAATGGGACTAGCCAATGCCATTCCGAAACTCCATTTAAAAGTTTACGAAAGTTGGAAAAATGGTAATTACTCAGAGGCAAATAAATATTGGGTTGATGTGTTAAATATAACTAATATTTACGACTACTGCAACTCATATACTGCATCCATAAAATTACTACTTAAGGTATTGAATATGCCGATAAAGAACGTAGTAAGGCCACCTTTAACAATATGTGAAGAAGAGAGCAAAATACGGGAGAAGATAAAGGGTCTCTCATCTTTTTTCACAAATAGCGAATAA
- a CDS encoding ZIP family metal transporter codes for MNYFPILLGLIAGCTVAIGAIIISKGKFSKTAIGYLGAFTGGILSYLALDTGSGAEEIVTNFLSAKDYLDFIFALILTSIGLIGTWLLLSLLEKNPSGEGLPLVVASGLGFHNIGEGFAIAAALLSGSVAAAWAFTIGFAVHNATEGFAISSPAVMSKKQMGLKALITLSLLAGLPTTLGASIYYLGISNGIFLAFLNVVASASLVFVMIRININAASLLGGFKARFWTWLFIGIATTYGLEVLLDILGGATF; via the coding sequence ATGAATTACTTCCCAATCCTTTTAGGTTTAATAGCTGGATGCACAGTAGCTATAGGTGCAATAATAATATCTAAAGGGAAATTCAGCAAAACAGCAATTGGATATCTAGGAGCATTTACTGGAGGAATACTCTCGTATTTAGCATTAGATACAGGCTCGGGAGCTGAAGAAATTGTTACCAATTTCTTATCGGCTAAAGACTACCTAGATTTCATCTTTGCCCTTATCTTAACTTCAATAGGACTAATAGGAACATGGTTGCTTTTAAGTCTTCTAGAAAAAAACCCAAGTGGTGAAGGATTACCACTAGTAGTTGCCAGTGGTTTAGGATTTCACAACATAGGCGAAGGCTTTGCCATAGCTGCTGCATTATTGTCAGGGTCAGTAGCTGCAGCCTGGGCTTTCACAATAGGCTTCGCTGTTCACAACGCAACTGAGGGATTTGCAATATCGTCACCAGCAGTAATGTCAAAAAAACAAATGGGACTAAAGGCTCTAATAACCCTATCCCTACTTGCTGGTTTACCCACTACCTTAGGGGCTTCAATATACTATCTTGGAATCTCAAACGGAATATTCTTAGCGTTTCTTAACGTAGTTGCCTCAGCTTCCCTAGTATTCGTTATGATTAGGATTAACATAAATGCAGCATCCCTACTTGGTGGATTTAAGGCTAGGTTCTGGACTTGGTTATTTATAGGAATAGCGACCACTTACGGACTCGAAGTATTGCTGGATATATTAGGAGGAGCTACTTTCTAA
- a CDS encoding ABC transporter ATP-binding protein, whose protein sequence is MSVIDAINLTKRYGDIEVLHSLTFSIEDRSITLVMGPNGAGKSTLLKIIGGLINKTSGYISVLGEDPWNSNKIPRKVGIILDRPFLPPYLTVIDIIKEASSEFNYPLSDAKRLLEDFNLLHFVKNKVRELSAGTKQKLQIVFSLMKNPEIIIADEPTANLDITSRYEVYNTFAVLREKMGLTVLISSHIPAEILAFSTHVLAINNGIIKFFGKVEKLLRNNFLEEFYIVVDNIGKALEALKDRKIEVIGNQLRISGNLAEISKILSNAGVRIFYVRNSIIDKSIKGETGWE, encoded by the coding sequence ATGAGCGTGATTGACGCAATCAATCTAACAAAGAGGTATGGCGATATTGAAGTACTTCATAGTCTTACATTCTCCATAGAGGATAGAAGCATAACCTTAGTAATGGGTCCTAATGGTGCTGGGAAGTCAACGCTACTAAAAATAATTGGCGGATTAATAAACAAGACCTCTGGCTATATAAGTGTTTTGGGAGAGGATCCTTGGAATAGCAATAAAATACCGAGAAAAGTCGGAATAATTTTGGATAGGCCTTTCTTGCCCCCATATTTGACCGTAATTGACATAATAAAGGAAGCCTCCAGCGAATTTAACTATCCTCTTAGCGACGCTAAAAGGTTATTAGAAGATTTCAATTTATTACATTTTGTAAAAAATAAAGTTAGAGAACTTTCAGCTGGTACTAAACAGAAATTACAAATAGTTTTTTCCTTAATGAAAAATCCAGAAATAATTATAGCAGATGAGCCTACAGCGAATTTGGACATAACATCACGATATGAGGTATATAACACTTTTGCAGTGTTGAGGGAGAAGATGGGTTTAACTGTACTCATCTCGTCACATATACCAGCTGAAATTTTAGCGTTTTCAACTCACGTCTTGGCAATAAACAATGGAATTATAAAGTTCTTCGGTAAAGTAGAAAAATTATTAAGAAACAATTTTCTAGAAGAGTTTTACATAGTGGTTGATAATATAGGTAAAGCTCTAGAGGCGTTAAAGGATAGGAAGATAGAAGTAATAGGTAATCAGCTAAGGATTTCAGGTAACTTAGCTGAAATTTCCAAAATCCTATCCAATGCAGGTGTGAGAATATTTTACGTGAGAAATTCTATAATAGATAAAAGCATCAAAGGGGAAACAGGATGGGAGTAG
- a CDS encoding DsrE family protein, whose protein sequence is MVKRIAYIVESNLGSYILGQMIIPQLEENRHNAEVIGMFFIHDNVYILMKENPLAERLSKLSREKGIYLQACDQCVYMRNLADKLIEEAKIGCFPDFYAKILDIVDMIITI, encoded by the coding sequence ATGGTTAAGAGAATTGCTTACATAGTCGAATCCAATTTGGGTTCTTACATTTTAGGGCAGATGATAATACCACAGTTAGAGGAAAACAGACACAACGCAGAGGTTATTGGAATGTTCTTTATACATGATAATGTGTATATTTTAATGAAAGAGAATCCTTTAGCCGAAAGATTAAGTAAACTTAGTAGAGAAAAGGGCATATATTTGCAAGCTTGTGATCAATGCGTATACATGAGAAATTTAGCTGATAAATTGATAGAGGAAGCAAAGATCGGTTGTTTTCCAGACTTTTATGCAAAAATATTAGATATTGTAGATATGATAATTACAATTTAA